The Candidatus Micrarchaeota archaeon genome contains the following window.
ACAGCGTAGTAAACATGATACTGGGTAAAGAATCCGCTTACGGTAACGTCCGGATATACGACGAGACTGGTCGATTGGTCGGCGATATACACGTGTCCGGCGGTTACGGTAGAGGCGTACGTATAGATGTGAGCGGTCTGAACAGCGGCGTGTATAATGTAGTATTCGACGGTGTAGACGTACACGGTAACAAGATAACCGCAACCGGTAGGTTCACGGTAGTGAAATAAGAGAGTTTTGCAGCCTATTTTGTAAACAATATTATGCCTGACCCTATGCACTTATGATGAATTTTGTAGAACATTTTTTGAACATGTTAAAAGGGATGTTGAACATCGAATTCGAACGGTTTAATCCAACGGTTTTTTAAATTTAACTCGTTAATATTTAAGTGCAACGTTGTTCGTTTGTCGAAATCTTCTGTCGGTGTTTTAAAACGTTCGGAGTTTTGAATGTTTTTGGTTCGATTTGAGCGAGGTGAAAACCATGAGTAAGAAGTACGTGTATTCTTTTGAAGAAGGAGATATAAGTATGAAAGAACTTCTGGGTGGTAAAGGTGCAGGTCTGGCAGAAATGACTAAGATAGGGATACCGGTACCGCCAGGATTTACCATTGTTACAGAGGTGTGCGATTACTATTACAAGCACGGAAATACGTATCCGCCCGAGTTGAAGGAACAGGTTGAGACAAAACTTCACGAACTGGAGGACAAGATAGGTAAAAAGTTCGGTGATGACTCAGACCCGCTTCTTGTTTCCGTACGTAGCGGTGCCGCGGTCAGTATGCCCGGGATGATGGATACCATACTTAATCTCGGTCTGAACGACCGTTCTGTTGAAGGTCTGGCTAAGAAGACCGGTAATCCGCGGTTTGCTTGGGACGCGTACAGACGGTTTATACAGATGTTCGGCAATGTTGTTATGGGTATCGAACATTCCAAGTTTGAGCATGTGCTGGAAGAAGCGAAAAAGGAGAAAGGTGTGACACAGGATACAGAACTCGATACAGAGGATTTGAAGAAGGTTGTGGAAAGGTATAAACAACTGGTTCATGATGAGACGGGTCGCGATTTCCCCCAGGACCCTAACGAACAACTTTGGATGGCTATCGAAGCGGTTGTCAAATCTTGGAATAACGATCGCGCTATTGCTTATCGAAAGATAAACAACATAACCGGTCTCTTAGGTACCGCTGTTAACGTCCAGGCGATGGTGTTCGGTAACATGGGTGAAACCAGCGGTACCGGTGTGGCGTTCACACGTAACCCTGCAACCGGTGAAAAGAAGTTCTACGGCGAGTTCCTGTTGAATGCGCAAGGCGAGGATGTGGTGGCAGGAATACGTACACCGCAACCGGTAGAAAAACTGAAAGAAGTGATGCCTGAGGTTTACGACCAACTCTTGGATGTTGTTGAGAAACTTGAGAAACATTTCCGTGACATGCAGGACCTTGAGTTTACTATCCAGGAAGGTAAACTGTACCTGCTGCAGACACGAACAGGAAAACGTACCGCTAAGGCAGCAGTCAAGATTGCCGTTGACATGGTGCATGAAGGTCTGATAACCCGCGAAGAAGCGATAATGCGTGTTGACCCTGCCCAGATAGACCAACTCCTCCACCCGCAGATCGACCCGGTTGCTAAACAGGATCGTGCGATGATTGCCAAAGGATTACCTGCCAGTCCGGGCGCGGCTGTCGGTAAAGTAGTATTCACTGCAGAAAAGGCTAAAGAGATGGCAGAGAACGGTGAACGTGTGATTCTCGTCCGTACCGAAACATCTCCGGAGGATATAGAAGGTATGCATGCAGCAGTCGGTATACTTACGTCACGGGGCGGTATGACTTCCCATGCTGCAGTAGTGGCACGGGGTATGGGTAAATGTTGCGTGGTAGGTTGCGAGGAGATAACCGTGTACGAGGATAAAGGAGAGTTCGTCACCAAATCCGGCGAAGTCGTTAAAGAAGGGGATTATATTACATTGGACGGTAACACGGGTGAAGTGTTCATCGGACAACTCGGTGTCATCGAACCCGAACTCTCGGGCGAGTTCGCAGAACTGATGTCTTGGGCGGATGAGATACGTAGGTTGGGTGTCAAAACAAATGCCGATACGCCTAAGGATGCAGCGACTGCCCGTAAGTTCGGTGCCGAAGGTATCGGATTGTGCAGGACCGAACACATGTTCTTTGAAGAGGAAAGGATTAAGGCGTTCCGTGAGATGATACTGTTTGCAGATGATAGAGAACGTCGTAAGAAAGCGTTGGATAAGATCAGGCCTTACCAGGAGAACGATTTCTACGAACTGTTCAAGGTCATGGACGGATACCCGGTCACTATAAGACTCTTGGATCCACCGTTACACGAGTTCCTGCCCAAAACCGAAGAGGATATGCGCGCATTGTCAGAAGAAACGGGCGTGAGTATTGAGAAGATACGGGAAAAGGCGGAGGAGTTGCACGAGTTTAATCCTATGCTCGGGCACAGGGGTTGCCGTCTTGCCATCACTTATCCTGAGATCGCCGTAATGCAGACCGAAGCCATCATAGGTGCGGCTATCCGTGCGGTCAGGGAAGGTGTTAAAGTAGAACCGGAGATCATGATACCGCTTGTCGGTAAAGTGGAGGAACTCGAATATCTCGATAGAATAATACGTGAAACAGCAGACCGTATGATTGAAGAAGCTGGGCTGAAGGATAAACTGACCTATCGTGTAGGCACTATGATCGAGATACCGCGTGCAGCGTTGACTGCTGACGAGATCGCTCGTGTTGCCGAGTTCTTCTCGTTCGGTACGAATGACCTGACCCAGATGACGTTCGGTTATTCCAGAGACGATGCGGGCAAATTTATAAAAGAGTACCGGGAGAAAGGTATACTGGAGTTCGACCCGTTCAAAACACTTGACCAGAGAGGTGTAGGTAAACTGGTTAAGATGGCTGTGGAACTCGGTCGTAAAACCAGACCTGACATCCGGTTGGGCATATGCGGCGAGCACGGCGGCGACCCGGCATCGATAGATTTCTGTCATCGCGTCGGATTGGACTATGTGTCCAGTTCGCCGTACCGGGTACCGATCGCCAGATTGGCAGCGGCACAGGCAGCGATACGTAACAAAACCGGGCAGTAATACCTCTCGATGGTCTGACCTCTTCCTTTTTTTTTATTTTGATGCGTACGAGAGCCAATCTACCATTTCTACGTTGTTGTACTTCTCATCCAACATCCTTTTAAGCGAATTCTTCAACGTTTGTATATGCCATCCTCCGGCAACAGCCAAAACCCTGTCATACTTATCCAAAGCTTCTGTGCACGTTTCGGCCATATGGAAGTTTCTATGGGCGTCCCAATAGGTAGATACTCTGTTCATTTCGCAGTAATCGTAATGCGGATAAG
Protein-coding sequences here:
- a CDS encoding pyruvate, phosphate dikinase, which produces MSKKYVYSFEEGDISMKELLGGKGAGLAEMTKIGIPVPPGFTIVTEVCDYYYKHGNTYPPELKEQVETKLHELEDKIGKKFGDDSDPLLVSVRSGAAVSMPGMMDTILNLGLNDRSVEGLAKKTGNPRFAWDAYRRFIQMFGNVVMGIEHSKFEHVLEEAKKEKGVTQDTELDTEDLKKVVERYKQLVHDETGRDFPQDPNEQLWMAIEAVVKSWNNDRAIAYRKINNITGLLGTAVNVQAMVFGNMGETSGTGVAFTRNPATGEKKFYGEFLLNAQGEDVVAGIRTPQPVEKLKEVMPEVYDQLLDVVEKLEKHFRDMQDLEFTIQEGKLYLLQTRTGKRTAKAAVKIAVDMVHEGLITREEAIMRVDPAQIDQLLHPQIDPVAKQDRAMIAKGLPASPGAAVGKVVFTAEKAKEMAENGERVILVRTETSPEDIEGMHAAVGILTSRGGMTSHAAVVARGMGKCCVVGCEEITVYEDKGEFVTKSGEVVKEGDYITLDGNTGEVFIGQLGVIEPELSGEFAELMSWADEIRRLGVKTNADTPKDAATARKFGAEGIGLCRTEHMFFEEERIKAFREMILFADDRERRKKALDKIRPYQENDFYELFKVMDGYPVTIRLLDPPLHEFLPKTEEDMRALSEETGVSIEKIREKAEELHEFNPMLGHRGCRLAITYPEIAVMQTEAIIGAAIRAVREGVKVEPEIMIPLVGKVEELEYLDRIIRETADRMIEEAGLKDKLTYRVGTMIEIPRAALTADEIARVAEFFSFGTNDLTQMTFGYSRDDAGKFIKEYREKGILEFDPFKTLDQRGVGKLVKMAVELGRKTRPDIRLGICGEHGGDPASIDFCHRVGLDYVSSSPYRVPIARLAAAQAAIRNKTGQ